TTTGTAATATTTACTTATTTTATTTATCATAAAAATGCGACAACTTAATAAGTATTCGTATGCTAATGCAAGAATCAGGGCATTGCTTTCTTTTTTGCTTTCGCCAGAGTTGTTTGAACGAATGATAGCAGCCCATGATTTAGGTGAAGTTCTAAGTATTTTGAAAACCACAACTTACAAGGAAGTAGTTGAAAAACTACCAGCAGAAGTTAGTGAACTTTTGCTTCTGGAAAAGGCATTGTTGAAAGATAATTTAGCCGCCTGTTGGAAGATTTATGATGCTATCATCGGGAAACAGGAAAAAATGTTTATTTTTCTCCTTATCCAAAGATATGAATTGGAAGAAGTAAAAGTGGCTCTGCGCATCTGGCATAAAAAGAACCCGATTGATTGGAATGAATATCTATTAGGAGAAACAATTGCTCACCAGATAGATTTTTCTAAAATTATTTCCAGTCAAAATCTTGACGAAATTATCTCAATTCTTGATAGCACACCTTACAAAAACCCCCTTATGCAGGCACGGGAGCAATTTCAGAAAAAAAATTCCATATTTTACCTTGAAATAGCCCTGGATATTGATTATTACAAGAGACTTCTGGAGTGTGCAGAAAAACTATCTTCTACTGACCAGAAAGTGACTAAAAAAATTTTAGGGGTAGAAATTGATATAGAAAACATCCGTTGGCTTTTGCGTCAGCATAAATACTACAACAATCTTAATTTAGATGAAATGCTGGAAGGGGTAATACATGGGGGTGAGCATATTACTCGAGAAAGAGTACGCAGTTCCTATAACTCAAACGGAATTTCTAATTTAATAAAAGGTTTGGCAATAGGACCTTACAGTCAGGTTAAAAATCTGGTCACTGGTAATGTTATTCTTCTGGAGAAATTTCTTTATGAGATTCTTTTCCATGAAGTACACCGAGTACTTTCAAGTTTTCCATTTACAATGGGAGTTGCTTTAGGTTATTTAATTTTGAAAAATCAGGAAACCAAAAATATTGTTTCTTTATCTTATGCAAAGTATTATAAAATAGAGAGGGAAGAAATCTCCTCTCTGATTTTCCAGTAAGATAGTATTATGAGAAGTAGAGAGTAGCCCTTTGGACTACTCACAAATAAAATATGAAAGGGACTAAATACAATACTTAAAAAGAGGAATTATGTTAATACCTTCAGAAATGGTACTAATGAGTATAGTAGTTTTTAAAGAAGAATCTGAGGAATTGACTTCCAGGATTTTGAATTTAGGAATTTTTCAACCAGTAGATATCCGAACAATTGAAAAAGAACTGGAGGACTTAACACCTCTGAATACGGAAAAAGAATATGCGGAATGGGAAAAATTAGAAGTTCAACTGCATCAGGTAGCAAAAACACTTAATCTTTCTATCTTTGCATCCGGAAAAATTGAACATTTTTCTCCAAACATGATAAAAAATTTCCTCAGTGAGGTAGAAGAAGAAGTCAGCCCACTTCTCAATCAAAAAGAAGAAATTCAGAACAATTTACAGAATATAGAGACAATTCTTTCTCAGATAAAAGATTATATACCTTTTCCCATAAAAAAAAGTTCCACCTATACTTTTTTAAATATTGAACTCGGAAGTATTGAAGAGAAAAACATGGTAGTTCTGGAGCGTACATTGAAAAACATTCCCCATCTAACGCTGCCTTTGAAAAAAGAAATGGGACGGGTGGTTATTCTGGTTGTATATCTGAAAAAAGATGAGGTATTTCTTACAAAAGTATTAAAAGATGTTTCATGGCAACCAATGGAATATCCAGAAGGTCTACCAGAAATTCCCCAGGAGATGCAGAATAAATTGAATGCCGAACTGGAAGAATACCGTAATAAAATTGAAGAGATAGATAAAGAAATAAAAAAATTGGGAGAAAAGTATAAAGAAAAATTTTTTGCTATTCTTGGCTATATTACCCGGGAAAAAGCACTTCTCCAGGCAAAAAAATACGCATTCATTACTGGTAGAACATTTTTAATTTCAGGATGGATTCCCAAAGAAGAAAAAAACCGGGTGGTAAAAGAAGTCAGAAGTGTTGTACCTTCTGCATATCTGGAAATAAGAGCAACCAAAACCTTAAATGTTGATAAAGAGCAAATACCAGTGCGTCTGAAACATAGTAAATTTCTTAAGCCATTTGAGTTATTAATTACTTCTTATGGACTACCTCGTTATGGAACAATTGACCCCACATTATTTGTAGCCATCAGTTTTCTAATTATGTTTGGGGCTATGTTTGGCGATTTAGGACATGGATTGGTTCTTTTGCTTGGTGGACTTTTACTAAAAAGAAGTAAACAGGAAACTATGAAGCAAGGTGGTTCCCTTCTTGCCTGGTGTGGAGTTAGTTCCTGCATCTTTGGTTTTTTGTATGGAAGTTTTTTTGGGCAGGAAAAAATTATTCCAGCAATCTGGAAAAACCCTTTCTATAATATTAACGATATTTTCCGCGTAAGTATTATGTTTGGTATTGGTGTGTTAACACTGGGAATTTTGTTGAATATAATCAACTCTTTACTGGATAAAAATTATTTCAGAGCACTTTTTGATAAAGCAGGTCTAATTTCTGGCTTCTTATATTGGGTAGGTATCGCACTGGTAAGCAAATCGTTCATTGCCAAAGCACCAGTTCCACCTGCATATCTTGTATTGCTGATTGCTGGAGTTTGTCTACTTTTCTTCAAGCCAGTTTTAGAAAGAACTATAGCAAAAAAGAATGAATCGTTAGGGGTATCTTTTATGGAAAGTATAATAGACCTATTAGAAATAATTATGGGCTATTTAGCAAATACTATTTCTTTTATTCGTATTGCGGCTTTTTCCTTAGCGCATGCAGGATTATTTATGGCAATTTTTGAACTATCCCGTCTCGTTTCTGGTATTGGCGGTAATATACTTTCTTTTCTAGTAATTTTGTTTGGAAATATTCTTGTAATCCTTTTAGAAGGAATGGTAGTGGGCATACAATCGCTACGATTAAATTATTATGAATTTTTCTCCAGGTTTTTTGTACCAAGTAAACAGGAATTCAAGCCATTGACAAAGTAATTTCTAACTTCTAATTTTCTAAAAAAAGATGAATATTGACTCAATTATATATTACTAAAAAAAAGTAATTATCATAAATTTTTTCCACTTTTAAAAAAATGAAAAAAAAAGTTGTTATCGGGATGTCTGGTGGAGTTGATTCATCTGTTGCAGCAGCATTATTGAAAGAAAAGGGATACGAAGTAATTGGTGTTTATATGAATTTATATAGTGGAAAAGAACAGGAAAATAAAGAAATAATTTGTTATGGACAAAAGGAAGAGAACTTAAAAATTGCAAAAACAACAGCAGAAATTTTGAATATACCTCTTTTTGTTGTAGATGTAGAAGGAGAGTTTAAAAAAAAGGTTATTGATTATTTTATAAAGGAATATAAAGAAGGTAAGACCCCAAATCCCTGTGTAATGTGCAATAGATATATAAAATTTGGAATACTGCTTGAAAAATTAAAAAAATCGGATATAAATTTTGATTATTTTTCAACAGGACATTATGCAAAAGTAAAATATAATGGAAAAAGATATATTATCCAAAAAGGTAAAGATAAAGAAAAGGACCAGAGTTATTTCCTTTTTCTTCTTACTCAGAAGCAACTATCAAAAGTTATTTTCCCCTTAGGAGATTTTAAAAAAACAGAAGTCAGAGAAATTGCCAGAAAATATAAGTTCCCTTCTTATGAAAGAGATGAAAGTCAGGACTTTATTTCAGGGACACCTTCTTTTTTTGATAATGAAAAAGAAATAGAAATTGTTGATAAAAGAGGAAATGTTCTTGGTAAAAATAAAGGAATTTTTTATTATACAATTGGACAAAGAAGAGGACTTGGAATTGCAAAAGGAATGCCTCTTTATGTCATTGGAATAGATGCTAAAAAAAAAGGAATAATTGTAGGAGAAAAAAAAGATGTTTATAAGAGGTGTTTAATTGCAGGAAATATAAATTTTGTTTCTGTTGATAAATTGAAATATGGAATGAAAGTTAAAGGCAAAATAAGATATAAAAGTCCTTTATCAACTGCCTATGTTTTCCCATATAAAAATGATAAAATAATTGTCAGATTTGAAAAGGAACAATGGGCAATAACTCCCGGGCAGGCAGTTGTTTTATATAAAGGAAGCACATTATTATTTGGTGGAATTATAGAGAAAGGAGTTAGTGATGAAGAAATTACTTTGTATATCAAGAAATAAAAGAGATGATTTTTTAAAAGTACTTGATGAAGTTATCAATAGCATTGAGACAGGAAAGTATGATGAAACAATTGAAAAAGTAATAAATGAAAATGAAGGTAAAGTAAGAGGATGTTTTATATTTGATTCCTTTTCTGAATTAAAAGAGAAAATTGAAAAAATTAAAAATACAACAGAAGAAAAAATAATTCAAGAAGATATATACTTTTCAATAACTGAATTAGAAGGTAAAATTGCCTTTTTATTCCCTGGCCAGGGTTCACAAAAAGTTGGGATGTTTTCTACACTTTTGGAAAAATTCCCTCAGATAAAAGAGTCCATTGAAATTGCAAATGAAACCTTAAAAGAGAAATTGGGGAAAAATTTAAGTGAATTTATTTATCCCCAAGAAGTTAAAAGCGAGGAAGAAAAAAGGAAACAATTAGAACAACTTACAATAACAAATATAACTCAACCAGTTCTTGGTGTTATTGAAATGGGGCTTTTTAAAATAATTAATTCATTTGGTATTTTACCAGACATGGCAGGTGGACATAGTTTAGGAGAATATGTTGCTCTTTCTGCATCAGGAATAATTGAGGAAAGGTTCCTTTATACACTTTTAGAAAGCAGAGGGAGAGCAATAATTGAAGGTGGAGGAGAAGAAGGAAAAATGATGGCTATTGGATTGCCTGAAAGGGAAGTAAAAAATTTAATAAGTGGATATGAAGTATATATTGCAAACTTAAATTCACCTTCTCAAACAATAATTGCTGGTAGAATAGAAGAACTTGAAAAATTAAAAGATGCCTTAAAAGGGAAAAAAATAAAAAGCAAAATTATAAATGTAAGTTGTGCTTTTCATTCTCCATTTATGGAAAAAGCAAAAACAATTTTTGATGAGAAATTAAAGAAAGTTGAATTTAAAAAAGGAAAATTCCCTGTTTATTCAAACTTAACAGGGGAAAAATATCCTGATAACATGGATGAAATAAGAAATATATTAAGTGAACATTTAATAAAAGAAGTCCGATTTATTGATGAAATTGAAAATATGTATAGAGATGGAAGTAGGGTCTTTATTGAAGTTGGTCCGGGTAATGTTTTAACTGGTCTTGTTAACTCAATTCTTTCAGGCAAAAATTTCATTTCAATTACAATTGATAAAAAAGACGAAATTGAAGGACTTTTATCAGTTCTTGCTATTTGTTTTCTTTATAATAAA
The window above is part of the bacterium genome. Proteins encoded here:
- a CDS encoding V-type ATPase subunit; amino-acid sequence: MRQLNKYSYANARIRALLSFLLSPELFERMIAAHDLGEVLSILKTTTYKEVVEKLPAEVSELLLLEKALLKDNLAACWKIYDAIIGKQEKMFIFLLIQRYELEEVKVALRIWHKKNPIDWNEYLLGETIAHQIDFSKIISSQNLDEIISILDSTPYKNPLMQAREQFQKKNSIFYLEIALDIDYYKRLLECAEKLSSTDQKVTKKILGVEIDIENIRWLLRQHKYYNNLNLDEMLEGVIHGGEHITRERVRSSYNSNGISNLIKGLAIGPYSQVKNLVTGNVILLEKFLYEILFHEVHRVLSSFPFTMGVALGYLILKNQETKNIVSLSYAKYYKIEREEISSLIFQ
- a CDS encoding V-type ATPase 116kDa subunit family protein translates to MLIPSEMVLMSIVVFKEESEELTSRILNLGIFQPVDIRTIEKELEDLTPLNTEKEYAEWEKLEVQLHQVAKTLNLSIFASGKIEHFSPNMIKNFLSEVEEEVSPLLNQKEEIQNNLQNIETILSQIKDYIPFPIKKSSTYTFLNIELGSIEEKNMVVLERTLKNIPHLTLPLKKEMGRVVILVVYLKKDEVFLTKVLKDVSWQPMEYPEGLPEIPQEMQNKLNAELEEYRNKIEEIDKEIKKLGEKYKEKFFAILGYITREKALLQAKKYAFITGRTFLISGWIPKEEKNRVVKEVRSVVPSAYLEIRATKTLNVDKEQIPVRLKHSKFLKPFELLITSYGLPRYGTIDPTLFVAISFLIMFGAMFGDLGHGLVLLLGGLLLKRSKQETMKQGGSLLAWCGVSSCIFGFLYGSFFGQEKIIPAIWKNPFYNINDIFRVSIMFGIGVLTLGILLNIINSLLDKNYFRALFDKAGLISGFLYWVGIALVSKSFIAKAPVPPAYLVLLIAGVCLLFFKPVLERTIAKKNESLGVSFMESIIDLLEIIMGYLANTISFIRIAAFSLAHAGLFMAIFELSRLVSGIGGNILSFLVILFGNILVILLEGMVVGIQSLRLNYYEFFSRFFVPSKQEFKPLTK
- the mnmA gene encoding tRNA 2-thiouridine(34) synthase MnmA, yielding MKKKVVIGMSGGVDSSVAAALLKEKGYEVIGVYMNLYSGKEQENKEIICYGQKEENLKIAKTTAEILNIPLFVVDVEGEFKKKVIDYFIKEYKEGKTPNPCVMCNRYIKFGILLEKLKKSDINFDYFSTGHYAKVKYNGKRYIIQKGKDKEKDQSYFLFLLTQKQLSKVIFPLGDFKKTEVREIARKYKFPSYERDESQDFISGTPSFFDNEKEIEIVDKRGNVLGKNKGIFYYTIGQRRGLGIAKGMPLYVIGIDAKKKGIIVGEKKDVYKRCLIAGNINFVSVDKLKYGMKVKGKIRYKSPLSTAYVFPYKNDKIIVRFEKEQWAITPGQAVVLYKGSTLLFGGIIEKGVSDEEITLYIKK
- a CDS encoding ACP S-malonyltransferase, which encodes MKKLLCISRNKRDDFLKVLDEVINSIETGKYDETIEKVINENEGKVRGCFIFDSFSELKEKIEKIKNTTEEKIIQEDIYFSITELEGKIAFLFPGQGSQKVGMFSTLLEKFPQIKESIEIANETLKEKLGKNLSEFIYPQEVKSEEEKRKQLEQLTITNITQPVLGVIEMGLFKIINSFGILPDMAGGHSLGEYVALSASGIIEERFLYTLLESRGRAIIEGGGEEGKMMAIGLPEREVKNLISGYEVYIANLNSPSQTIIAGRIEELEKLKDALKGKKIKSKIINVSCAFHSPFMEKAKTIFDEKLKKVEFKKGKFPVYSNLTGEKYPDNMDEIRNILSEHLIKEVRFIDEIENMYRDGSRVFIEVGPGNVLTGLVNSILSGKNFISITIDKKDEIEGLLSVLAICFLYNKHTLYKIFN